A region from the Hypericibacter adhaerens genome encodes:
- a CDS encoding metal-dependent hydrolase family protein, with translation MSRVFFRNAMVWDGSGANPFPADVLVEGNRIRTVARSTGQLSADGATVIDCQGKTLMPGLVEGHAHLSYGGAVNDSDLGNIPPEEHVLLTMRNAKTLLDHGFTSAFSAASSKLRLDVVIRNEVEAGRLPGPRIRACSPEITVTGGLGDERKQHMYYESFGMIADGPDEIARTVRLCCREGVDNIKINISGDDLGPKAHGGMTVMRENEVQTAVSVARDFGKVVACHSRSAESVKRAVRCGVDVIYHCESSDEEALDMLESVKDRIFVGPAIGVIYGTLYDGEPWFSREFAIHIGMQRVIDDSHKVYSELRKRGVRALIGGDYGFVQSPQGTNARDLKHFVDLLGYSSSEALQCGTRIGGQVMGMGHELGQVKEGFLADLLLVNGDPLKDLSIMVPEESFLVIMKDGALYKNIAQTRAQERAAE, from the coding sequence ATGAGCCGAGTCTTCTTCCGCAATGCGATGGTCTGGGACGGCAGCGGTGCCAATCCCTTCCCGGCGGACGTCCTGGTCGAGGGCAACCGCATCCGCACCGTCGCGCGCAGCACGGGCCAGCTTTCGGCCGACGGCGCCACCGTCATCGATTGCCAGGGTAAGACGCTCATGCCGGGGCTGGTCGAAGGCCATGCTCATCTTTCCTATGGCGGCGCCGTCAACGATTCCGACCTCGGCAACATCCCGCCGGAAGAGCATGTGCTGCTCACCATGCGCAACGCCAAGACGCTGCTCGATCACGGTTTCACCAGCGCCTTCAGCGCCGCCAGCTCGAAGCTGCGTCTCGATGTCGTCATCCGCAACGAGGTCGAAGCCGGACGCCTGCCGGGGCCGCGCATTCGCGCCTGCAGCCCCGAGATCACCGTCACCGGGGGGCTGGGCGACGAGCGCAAGCAGCATATGTATTACGAGAGCTTCGGCATGATCGCCGACGGTCCCGACGAGATCGCGCGCACCGTCCGGCTCTGCTGCCGGGAGGGCGTGGACAATATCAAGATCAACATCTCGGGCGACGATCTGGGCCCCAAGGCGCATGGCGGCATGACCGTCATGCGCGAGAACGAGGTCCAGACCGCAGTCTCGGTCGCCCGGGATTTCGGCAAGGTGGTCGCCTGCCATTCGCGGTCGGCGGAGTCGGTCAAGCGCGCGGTGCGCTGCGGTGTCGACGTGATCTACCACTGCGAATCCTCGGACGAGGAGGCGCTCGACATGCTGGAATCGGTGAAGGACAGGATCTTCGTCGGCCCGGCGATCGGCGTGATCTACGGCACGCTCTATGACGGCGAGCCCTGGTTCAGCCGCGAGTTCGCGATCCATATCGGCATGCAGCGCGTGATCGACGACAGCCACAAGGTCTATTCCGAGCTTCGCAAGCGCGGCGTGCGGGCGCTGATCGGCGGCGACTACGGCTTCGTCCAATCGCCGCAGGGCACCAACGCGCGCGACCTCAAGCATTTCGTCGATCTCCTGGGCTACAGCTCGAGCGAGGCGCTGCAATGCGGCACCCGCATCGGCGGCCAGGTGATGGGCATGGGCCACGAGCTGGGGCAGGTGAAGGAGGGCTTCCTCGCCGACCTGCTGCTGGTCAATGGCGATCCGCTCAAGGATCTGTCGATCATGGTGCCGGAAGAGAGCTTCCTCGTCATCATGAAGGACGGCGCGCTCTACAAGAACATCGCCCAGACCAGGGCGCAGGAGCGGGCGGCCGAATAG
- a CDS encoding LysE family translocator yields the protein MPHFLPDLATLLPFLAAALALNLTPGADMTMVLAQSLGRSRRAGIWAALGVAAGSLIHSLLAAFGVSALLQQSETAFLVVKYAGALYLLYLAWRAATDRSGPLQAAALPPRRAHRAFLDGVVTNLFNPKVALFILAFLPQFVDPSRGSVAAQILFLGLLFNIGGTSVLLAVAFSAGAARERILSSRRAVTVLRWITASLFVGLAARVALSER from the coding sequence ATGCCGCATTTCCTGCCCGACCTCGCGACCCTCCTCCCCTTCCTGGCCGCCGCCCTCGCCCTCAACCTGACGCCGGGCGCCGACATGACCATGGTGCTGGCCCAGAGCCTGGGCCGCAGCCGGCGCGCCGGCATCTGGGCGGCACTGGGCGTCGCCGCGGGCAGCCTGATCCATTCGCTTCTCGCCGCCTTCGGCGTCTCGGCCCTGCTGCAGCAGTCCGAGACCGCCTTCCTCGTCGTCAAATATGCAGGCGCCCTCTACCTGCTCTATCTCGCCTGGCGGGCCGCGACCGATCGCTCGGGCCCGCTGCAGGCGGCGGCACTGCCGCCGCGGCGCGCCCACCGCGCGTTCCTCGACGGCGTGGTGACGAACCTGTTCAATCCGAAGGTGGCGCTGTTCATCCTGGCCTTCCTGCCGCAATTCGTGGATCCGTCGCGCGGCTCGGTCGCGGCGCAGATCCTGTTCCTGGGATTGCTCTTCAATATCGGGGGAACGAGCGTGCTGCTGGCGGTGGCGTTCTCGGCCGGCGCCGCCCGCGAACGGATCCTCAGCTCGCGCCGCGCCGTGACGGTGCTGCGCTGGATCACGGCCAGCCTGTTCGTGGGCCTCGCCGCCCGTGTCGCCCTCAGCGAGCGTTAA
- a CDS encoding ArgE/DapE family deacylase: MTEADAARRILKAVDDGFDDQIRFTADLTRQPSLRGQEAAAQDMMARAFRDRGLGVDRWLIDVEAIRNLPGFSPVMVSYENAWNVVGAWRPQGARGRSLILNGHIDVVPTGPADMWTSPPFEPRIADGWLYGRGGGDMKAGLVAGMYAFDAVRRAGYAPQGDIYIQSVVEEECTGNGALACLQRGYKADTAIIPEPSQCKLGAAQVGVMWFQVHVQGRPVHVARAGSGSNAIEACFPIIRALHELEEDWNKRGHAAFAEHKHPINFVVSKIQGGDWTSSVPAWCVFDMRVSLFPGMDLAQCRREIEETVANAARKDSFLANSPPRVVYHGFQAEGYVLEGGAEPQALLERCHQTVFGQKLDRMTFTGTTDARFFGLYADTPAMVYGPESEDIHGFDERVNIESIRRVTQSIALFIADWCGVKAA, from the coding sequence ATGACCGAAGCCGATGCCGCGCGCCGCATCCTCAAAGCCGTCGATGACGGGTTCGACGATCAGATCCGCTTCACCGCCGACCTCACGCGGCAGCCCTCCTTACGCGGGCAGGAGGCGGCGGCCCAGGATATGATGGCCCGGGCCTTCCGGGATCGGGGGCTGGGCGTGGACCGCTGGCTGATCGATGTGGAGGCGATCCGCAACCTGCCCGGCTTCTCGCCGGTCATGGTCTCCTACGAGAACGCCTGGAACGTGGTCGGCGCCTGGCGGCCGCAAGGCGCGCGGGGCCGCTCGCTCATCCTCAACGGGCATATCGACGTGGTGCCGACCGGCCCCGCCGACATGTGGACCAGCCCGCCCTTCGAGCCGCGCATCGCCGATGGCTGGCTCTATGGCCGGGGCGGCGGCGACATGAAGGCGGGTCTCGTTGCCGGCATGTATGCCTTCGATGCCGTCCGTCGCGCCGGCTATGCGCCGCAGGGCGACATCTATATCCAGTCGGTGGTCGAGGAGGAATGCACCGGCAACGGCGCGCTCGCCTGCCTGCAGCGCGGCTACAAGGCGGACACCGCCATCATCCCAGAGCCCAGCCAATGCAAGCTGGGCGCGGCCCAGGTCGGCGTGATGTGGTTCCAGGTCCATGTCCAGGGACGGCCCGTCCATGTGGCGCGCGCCGGCTCCGGCTCGAACGCCATCGAGGCCTGCTTCCCGATCATCCGCGCGCTCCACGAGCTCGAGGAGGACTGGAACAAGCGCGGGCACGCGGCCTTCGCCGAGCACAAGCACCCGATCAATTTCGTCGTCAGCAAGATCCAGGGCGGCGACTGGACCTCGAGCGTGCCGGCCTGGTGCGTCTTCGACATGCGCGTCAGCCTCTTCCCCGGCATGGACCTGGCGCAATGCCGGCGCGAGATCGAGGAGACCGTCGCCAACGCCGCGCGCAAGGATTCCTTCCTCGCCAATTCCCCGCCCCGGGTCGTCTATCACGGCTTCCAGGCGGAAGGTTACGTGCTGGAAGGCGGGGCCGAGCCGCAGGCGCTGCTGGAGCGCTGCCACCAGACGGTCTTCGGCCAGAAGCTCGACCGCATGACCTTCACCGGCACCACCGACGCCCGCTTCTTCGGCCTCTATGCCGACACGCCGGCGATGGTCTATGGCCCGGAATCGGAGGACATCCACGGTTTCGACGAGCGGGTGAATATCGAATCGATCCGCCGCGTAACGCAGTCGATCGCCCTCTTCATCGCCGACTGGTGCGGCGTGAAGGCGGCCTGA
- the cysS gene encoding cysteine--tRNA ligase translates to MPIHLHNTLTRRKEAFVPLDAKQVRMYVCGPTVYDFAHIGNARPVVVFDTLFRLLRHVYGPEHVIYVRNITDIEDKIIAAANERGETIRDLTERTAKAYQEDMAALGALAPTHQPRATEHVAGMVAMIERLIGLGHAYAAEGHVLFNVPSMPDYGKLSGRTLDEMIAGARVEVAPYKKHPADFVLWKPSSADQPGWDSPWGRGRPGWHIECSVMSEALLGPVFDIHGGGIDLIFPHHENEIAQSRCAHGTPVFARYWMHNGFVQVNGEKMSKSLGNFFTVHELLEEGHRGEAIRLALLSAHYRQPIDITREGLVEAKATLDRFYTALARAGGAALPTQDAIDEAPLDVMAALEDDLNTPLALSHLHELVHRLNKAPSDTERERAVQALTRSGALLGLLQQEPELWLRGGADDSAEIEAAIAARTAARKARNFAEADRIRKDLAARGILLDDGPQGTTWRRAG, encoded by the coding sequence ATGCCGATCCATCTGCACAACACGCTGACGCGCCGCAAGGAGGCGTTCGTTCCGCTCGATGCGAAGCAGGTGCGGATGTACGTCTGCGGGCCCACGGTCTATGACTTCGCCCATATCGGCAATGCGCGGCCCGTGGTCGTGTTCGACACGCTGTTCCGCCTGCTGCGGCACGTCTATGGGCCGGAGCACGTGATCTATGTGCGCAACATCACCGACATCGAGGACAAGATCATCGCCGCGGCCAACGAGCGCGGCGAGACGATCCGGGACCTGACCGAGCGCACCGCCAAGGCCTATCAGGAGGACATGGCGGCGCTGGGCGCGCTCGCGCCGACGCATCAGCCGCGCGCGACCGAGCATGTCGCCGGCATGGTCGCGATGATCGAGCGCCTGATCGGGCTCGGCCATGCCTACGCGGCCGAGGGCCATGTGCTCTTCAACGTGCCCTCCATGCCGGATTACGGCAAGCTCTCCGGCCGCACGCTCGACGAGATGATCGCCGGGGCGCGGGTGGAGGTGGCGCCTTACAAGAAGCATCCGGCGGATTTCGTGCTGTGGAAGCCGAGCAGCGCCGACCAGCCCGGCTGGGACAGCCCCTGGGGCCGCGGGCGGCCGGGCTGGCATATCGAATGCTCCGTCATGTCGGAGGCCTTGCTGGGACCGGTCTTCGACATCCATGGCGGCGGAATCGATCTCATCTTCCCGCATCACGAGAACGAGATCGCCCAGAGCCGCTGCGCCCACGGCACACCGGTCTTCGCGCGCTACTGGATGCATAACGGCTTCGTCCAGGTGAACGGCGAGAAGATGTCGAAATCGCTCGGCAACTTCTTCACCGTGCATGAGCTCCTGGAGGAAGGCCATCGCGGCGAGGCCATCCGCCTGGCGCTGCTCTCGGCCCATTACCGGCAGCCCATCGACATCACGCGCGAGGGCCTGGTCGAGGCCAAGGCCACGCTCGACCGCTTCTACACCGCGCTCGCCCGTGCGGGCGGTGCCGCCCTGCCGACGCAGGACGCGATCGACGAGGCGCCGCTCGATGTCATGGCGGCGCTCGAGGACGATCTCAACACGCCGTTGGCGCTGAGCCACCTGCATGAGCTGGTGCATCGGCTGAACAAGGCGCCGAGCGACACGGAGCGGGAGCGCGCCGTCCAGGCTTTGACTCGGTCGGGAGCGCTGCTGGGGCTGCTGCAGCAGGAGCCGGAGCTTTGGCTGCGCGGCGGGGCCGATGACAGTGCCGAGATCGAGGCCGCGATCGCGGCGCGCACCGCGGCACGCAAGGCGCGCAACTTCGCCGAGGCGGACCGTATCCGCAAAGACCTGGCCGCGCGCGGCATCCTGCTCGATGACGGCCCGCAGGGCACCACCTGGCGCAGGGCCGGCTGA
- the rpsD gene encoding 30S ribosomal protein S4, which translates to MTKRAESKYKIDRRLNVNLWGRPKSPLNKREYGPGQHGQRRKKPSDFGLQLMAKQRLKGYYGNIGERQFRRLYEEAARRRGDTGEQLVGLLERRLDAVVYRAKFVPTVFAARQFVNHGHVKVNGKRVNIPSYQVKEGDIVEVKDRSKQLTTVLEAAASNERDVPDYIEADHKGMRAKFVRVPALADVPYPVQMEPHLVVEFYSR; encoded by the coding sequence GTGACAAAGCGCGCCGAATCCAAATACAAGATCGACCGACGCCTCAATGTGAATCTCTGGGGCCGTCCCAAGAGCCCCCTCAACAAGCGCGAATACGGCCCGGGCCAGCATGGCCAGCGCCGCAAGAAGCCGTCCGACTTCGGCCTGCAGCTGATGGCCAAGCAGCGGCTCAAGGGCTACTACGGCAATATCGGCGAGCGCCAGTTCCGCCGCCTCTATGAAGAGGCCGCGCGCCGCCGCGGCGACACCGGCGAGCAGCTGGTGGGCCTCCTGGAGCGCCGTCTCGATGCCGTGGTCTATCGCGCCAAGTTTGTGCCGACCGTCTTCGCGGCACGCCAGTTCGTCAACCATGGCCATGTGAAGGTCAACGGCAAGCGCGTCAACATTCCTTCCTACCAGGTGAAGGAAGGCGACATCGTCGAGGTGAAGGACCGCTCCAAGCAGCTCACCACGGTGCTCGAGGCCGCCGCCTCGAACGAGCGCGACGTGCCGGATTATATCGAGGCCGATCACAAGGGCATGCGCGCCAAGTTCGTGCGCGTTCCGGCGCTCGCCGACGTGCCCTACCCGGTCCAGATGGAACCGCATC
- a CDS encoding RNA methyltransferase, translating into MATPGRRAQAPLETPAVILIEPQLPENIGATARAMMNCGLTNLRLVRPREQWPNERAREVSSGAHEPIDKAELYPSARAAMADLTRVYATSARHRQMIKTVMTPREAAAEMRTLIARGERVGVMFGPERAGLENDELSLADAVIRVPLNPDFTSLNLAQAVLLIGYEWYQSGDDTAPRELVVNGTRPAEKEELLNFFDHLERELDASGFLRNAEKRPGMVRNIRNLFQRAGLTRQEIRTLHGIVKELSSKRENRPRRRKTTTTS; encoded by the coding sequence ATGGCCACGCCGGGCCGCCGGGCGCAGGCCCCGCTCGAGACGCCCGCGGTCATCCTGATCGAGCCGCAGCTGCCGGAGAATATCGGCGCCACGGCGCGGGCCATGATGAATTGCGGCCTGACGAATCTGCGTCTGGTACGCCCGCGCGAGCAATGGCCCAACGAGCGCGCGCGCGAGGTTTCGTCGGGCGCGCATGAGCCGATCGACAAGGCCGAGCTCTATCCCTCGGCGCGCGCGGCGATGGCGGATTTGACCCGCGTCTATGCGACCTCGGCGCGCCACCGCCAGATGATCAAGACGGTGATGACGCCGCGCGAGGCGGCGGCCGAGATGCGGACCCTCATCGCGCGCGGCGAGCGGGTGGGCGTGATGTTCGGCCCGGAGCGGGCGGGCCTCGAGAATGACGAGCTGTCGCTGGCCGATGCGGTGATCCGGGTTCCGCTCAATCCCGATTTCACCTCGCTCAACCTGGCGCAGGCCGTGCTCCTCATCGGCTATGAGTGGTACCAGTCGGGCGACGACACGGCCCCGCGCGAGCTGGTGGTCAATGGCACAAGGCCGGCCGAGAAGGAGGAGCTCCTCAACTTCTTCGACCATCTCGAGCGCGAGCTCGACGCCTCGGGCTTCCTGCGCAATGCCGAGAAACGGCCGGGCATGGTGCGCAATATCCGCAATCTGTTTCAGCGCGCCGGCCTGACCCGCCAGGAGATCCGCACCCTCCATGGCATCGTCAAGGAGCTCTCCTCCAAGCGCGAAAACCGGCCCCGGCGCCGAAAAACGACTACAACCAGTTGA
- a CDS encoding HIT family protein — translation MTADCLFCKIAASELPGHILHEDEAIVAFLDINPIREGHTQIVPRAHYAFFDDLPPELAARILHLGQRLAAVQKRLYGVRRVAFCFTGSDVPHAHAHLLPMHAPTDITSRRYIAEEKITFRATPRVPDAVLAETASRLRRELAGA, via the coding sequence ATGACCGCCGATTGTCTCTTCTGCAAGATCGCCGCCAGCGAGCTGCCCGGCCATATCCTCCATGAGGACGAGGCGATCGTCGCCTTTCTCGACATCAACCCCATCCGCGAAGGGCACACGCAGATCGTGCCGCGGGCGCATTATGCGTTTTTCGACGATCTGCCGCCGGAGCTCGCCGCGCGCATCCTGCATCTGGGCCAGCGTCTCGCGGCCGTCCAGAAGCGCCTCTACGGCGTGCGCCGCGTCGCCTTCTGCTTCACCGGCAGCGACGTACCGCATGCGCATGCCCATCTGCTGCCGATGCACGCACCGACCGACATCACCTCGCGGCGCTATATCGCGGAGGAGAAGATCACCTTCCGTGCCACGCCCCGGGTGCCGGATGCGGTTCTGGCCGAAACCGCGTCGCGGTTGCGGCGCGAGCTGGCCGGCGCCTGA
- a CDS encoding 4-vinyl reductase, with protein MAAPEVPIEVDPATGIWRTDGLPMVYLPRHFLVNNHRAVEEALGLEAYRGILRAATAKSAIQWCRAEARTHGLAAEATFRHYFKRLSQRGWGQFSIDELDPERRQGRISLRHSVFVLERPAGAERPVCYMFEGFMTGAFRFLLEGSATPVETECREIQCAAQGGHDHCRFEFGAA; from the coding sequence ATGGCCGCACCCGAGGTTCCGATCGAGGTCGATCCGGCCACCGGCATCTGGCGGACCGACGGCCTGCCGATGGTCTATCTGCCGCGCCATTTCCTGGTGAACAATCACCGGGCGGTGGAGGAGGCGCTGGGCCTCGAGGCCTATCGCGGGATCCTGCGGGCGGCCACCGCCAAATCGGCGATCCAGTGGTGCCGGGCCGAGGCGCGCACGCACGGCCTCGCCGCCGAAGCGACGTTCCGACATTACTTCAAACGGCTGTCGCAGCGCGGTTGGGGGCAGTTCTCGATCGACGAGCTGGACCCCGAACGGCGGCAAGGCCGCATCAGCCTCAGGCATTCGGTCTTCGTGCTGGAACGGCCGGCCGGCGCCGAACGCCCGGTCTGCTACATGTTCGAGGGCTTCATGACGGGGGCCTTCCGTTTCCTGCTCGAAGGCAGCGCGACCCCGGTCGAGACGGAGTGCCGCGAGATCCAATGCGCCGCCCAGGGTGGCCATGACCATTGCCGTTTCGAGTTCGGCGCAGCCTGA
- the gltX gene encoding glutamate--tRNA ligase: MTVRVRFAPSPTGHLHVGNIFVALHNWLFARKEAGEFLLRFDDTDLQRSTAEFAEAIRRDLTWVGLAWDREVSQSQRIAVYDAAAERLKTSERLYPCYETAEELALKRQAQLQSGRAPVYDRAALALSAADRAKLEAEGRLPHWRFRLDLKEVRWIDMVRGPQHIDEASQSDPVLIREDGTYLYTLPSVVDDIDLGVTHVIRGADHVTNTGAQIQIYEALGGTVPRFGHLPLLKGKGGEELSKRIGSLSIGELRAAGIEPLALASYLARLGTGDPMKPVHSWAELVPEHNLGKLGAASPHFDREELAQINARLLHETEFKEVASRIAAGGVDERLWNAVRGNLQKLADIEQWARICQGEILTRTDDVDLTRIAAAELPPEPWNDETWKNWTGAITSATGKKGKALFQPLRQALTGLDHGPEMRLLLPLIGRARASARLLRGKG; encoded by the coding sequence ATGACGGTCCGCGTCCGTTTCGCGCCCAGCCCGACCGGTCATCTCCATGTCGGCAACATCTTCGTGGCGCTGCATAACTGGCTCTTTGCGCGCAAGGAGGCGGGCGAGTTCCTGCTGCGCTTCGACGATACCGATCTGCAGCGCTCGACCGCCGAGTTCGCCGAGGCGATCCGCAGGGACCTGACATGGGTCGGTCTGGCCTGGGACCGCGAGGTCTCGCAGTCGCAGCGCATCGCCGTTTATGACGCGGCGGCGGAGCGGCTCAAGACATCCGAGCGGCTCTATCCCTGCTACGAGACCGCCGAGGAACTGGCGCTCAAGCGCCAGGCGCAGCTCCAGTCGGGGCGGGCGCCGGTCTATGACCGCGCGGCGCTGGCCTTGTCCGCGGCCGATCGCGCCAAGCTCGAGGCCGAGGGACGCCTGCCGCATTGGCGCTTCCGGCTCGACCTCAAGGAGGTGCGCTGGATCGACATGGTGCGCGGCCCGCAGCATATCGACGAGGCCAGCCAGAGCGACCCGGTCCTGATCCGCGAGGACGGCACCTATCTCTATACGCTTCCCTCCGTGGTCGACGACATCGACCTCGGCGTCACGCACGTGATCCGCGGTGCCGATCACGTCACCAACACCGGCGCGCAGATCCAGATCTACGAGGCGCTGGGCGGCACGGTGCCGCGCTTCGGCCATCTGCCCCTGCTCAAGGGCAAGGGCGGGGAGGAGCTGTCCAAGCGCATCGGCAGCCTCTCGATCGGCGAGCTTCGCGCCGCCGGCATCGAGCCCCTGGCGCTGGCGAGCTATCTGGCGCGGCTCGGGACCGGCGATCCGATGAAGCCGGTCCATTCCTGGGCCGAACTCGTCCCGGAGCACAATCTCGGCAAGCTGGGCGCGGCCTCGCCCCATTTCGACCGCGAGGAGCTGGCCCAGATCAACGCCCGCCTGCTGCACGAGACCGAGTTCAAGGAAGTGGCTTCGCGCATCGCCGCCGGCGGCGTCGACGAGCGGCTCTGGAATGCGGTCCGCGGCAATCTCCAGAAGCTGGCCGATATCGAGCAGTGGGCCCGGATCTGCCAGGGCGAGATCCTCACCCGCACCGACGATGTCGACCTGACCCGGATCGCGGCGGCCGAGCTGCCGCCCGAGCCCTGGAACGACGAGACCTGGAAGAACTGGACCGGCGCCATCACCTCGGCCACCGGCAAGAAGGGAAAGGCGCTGTTCCAGCCCCTGCGCCAGGCCCTGACCGGCCTCGACCATGGACCGGAGATGCGGCTTTTGCTACCTCTCATCGGCCGCGCGCGGGCCTCGGCCCGGCTGCTGCGCGGCAAGGGCTGA
- the cimA gene encoding citramalate synthase, translating to MDDKRVYLFDSTLRDGAQTQGVDFNVLDKQAIAQALDKIGVDYVEGGWPGANPTDDAFFAAPPALKHARLVAFGMTRRPGRSAANDPGLAALTGTKARSVCMVGKSWDFHVDVALGISRSENIDMIAESVAHAKTRVDEVMFDAEHFFDGYKANAAYALDCIKAAHASGARWIVLCDTNGGTLPHEIERIVGEATKAIPGSHLGIHCHNDTENAVANSLAAVHAGARQIQGTLNGLGERCGNANLVSLIPSLLLKTDFKLGIDREALKGLTHLSRLLDERLNRAPLRNAAYVGESAFAHKGGLHVSAVEKDPRTYEHIEPSLVGNRRHIVVSDQSGRANILARFRDIGLSIEADDPKVAALVELVKVREYDGYAYDGAEASFELLARRELGGIPDYFRVSRFRVMDDRRWNARGELVTESEATITLEVGEERLMTVATGNGPVNALDTALRKALLAFYPELEDMRLVDYKVRILTPSAGTGAVTRVMIESADDSGERWSTVGVSANIIDASFNALHDGISWKLFRAGAPVRSGAIKGGAGKD from the coding sequence ATGGACGACAAACGCGTATACCTCTTCGACAGCACGCTGCGCGACGGCGCGCAGACCCAGGGCGTGGATTTCAACGTTCTGGACAAGCAGGCCATTGCCCAGGCGCTGGACAAGATCGGGGTCGACTATGTCGAGGGCGGCTGGCCCGGCGCCAACCCGACGGACGATGCGTTCTTCGCCGCGCCGCCCGCGCTGAAGCATGCCAGGCTCGTCGCTTTCGGCATGACCCGCCGGCCGGGCCGCAGCGCCGCCAACGATCCGGGCTTGGCCGCGCTGACCGGCACCAAGGCCCGCTCGGTCTGCATGGTCGGCAAGAGCTGGGATTTCCATGTCGATGTGGCGCTCGGCATCTCGCGGTCCGAGAACATCGACATGATCGCCGAGAGCGTGGCGCATGCGAAGACGCGGGTCGACGAGGTCATGTTCGACGCCGAGCATTTCTTCGACGGCTACAAGGCGAATGCCGCCTACGCGCTCGACTGCATCAAGGCCGCCCATGCGTCGGGCGCGCGCTGGATCGTGCTCTGCGACACCAATGGCGGCACGCTGCCGCACGAGATCGAGCGCATCGTCGGCGAGGCGACCAAGGCCATCCCCGGCAGCCATCTCGGCATCCATTGCCACAACGACACCGAGAATGCGGTCGCCAACAGCCTGGCTGCGGTCCATGCCGGGGCGCGCCAGATCCAGGGCACGCTCAACGGGCTGGGCGAGCGCTGCGGCAATGCCAACCTGGTGTCGCTGATCCCGAGCCTCCTGCTCAAGACCGACTTCAAGCTCGGCATCGATCGCGAGGCGCTCAAGGGCCTGACCCATCTCTCGCGGCTGCTCGACGAGCGTCTCAACCGCGCGCCCTTGCGCAACGCCGCCTATGTCGGCGAATCCGCCTTTGCGCACAAGGGCGGCCTCCATGTCTCGGCGGTGGAGAAGGATCCGCGCACCTACGAGCATATCGAGCCCTCGCTGGTCGGCAATCGCCGCCATATCGTGGTGTCGGACCAGTCCGGCCGCGCCAACATCCTGGCGCGCTTCCGCGATATCGGGCTTTCGATCGAAGCCGACGATCCCAAGGTGGCGGCCCTCGTCGAGCTGGTGAAGGTGCGCGAATATGACGGCTATGCCTATGACGGGGCGGAGGCCAGCTTCGAGCTTCTGGCGCGCCGCGAGCTGGGCGGCATTCCCGACTATTTCCGCGTCTCCCGCTTCCGGGTCATGGACGACCGGCGCTGGAACGCGCGCGGCGAGCTGGTGACGGAATCAGAGGCCACGATCACGCTCGAGGTCGGCGAGGAGCGGCTGATGACGGTCGCCACCGGCAACGGCCCGGTCAATGCGCTCGACACGGCGCTGCGCAAGGCGCTGCTCGCCTTCTATCCGGAGCTCGAGGATATGCGGCTGGTGGACTACAAGGTCCGCATCCTCACGCCCTCCGCCGGCACGGGTGCGGTGACGCGCGTCATGATCGAGAGCGCCGACGACAGCGGCGAGCGCTGGTCCACGGTCGGCGTCTCCGCCAACATCATCGACGCCTCCTTCAACGCGCTCCATGACGGCATCAGCTGGAAGCTCTTCCGCGCCGGGGCGCCGGTGCGCAGCGGCGCGATCAAGGGCGGTGCGGGGAAAGACTGA
- a CDS encoding PAS domain-containing protein encodes MADDPVSLRRKPKATGARLSTATAQMERLSFEETSSAMIRQLAAYWAELRGDKPLPLKKDFDPARVVNLLPYLIVAEYHLDPLRIRYRLVGTEQVRHVGEDYTGKWLHEVLWDPRYIEVWLVSVGEMIESHQPIFGRDFLLWADGKMKNYEWAIFPVSADGARVTHGIGIEDFSTMERQRGLFAPDR; translated from the coding sequence ATGGCTGACGATCCCGTCTCCCTCAGGCGCAAGCCCAAGGCGACCGGCGCGCGGCTGTCGACCGCGACCGCCCAGATGGAGCGCCTGTCCTTCGAGGAGACAAGCTCCGCCATGATCCGGCAGCTCGCCGCCTACTGGGCCGAATTGCGTGGGGACAAGCCCCTGCCGCTCAAGAAGGACTTCGATCCCGCGCGCGTCGTCAATCTCCTGCCCTATCTCATCGTCGCCGAATATCACCTCGACCCGCTGCGGATCCGCTATCGCCTCGTCGGCACCGAGCAGGTCCGTCATGTGGGCGAGGACTATACCGGCAAGTGGCTGCACGAGGTGCTCTGGGACCCGCGCTATATCGAGGTCTGGCTCGTTTCCGTCGGCGAGATGATCGAAAGCCACCAGCCGATCTTCGGCCGGGACTTCCTGCTCTGGGCGGACGGAAAGATGAAGAACTACGAGTGGGCCATCTTCCCGGTCTCGGCCGACGGCGCCCGCGTGACGCACGGCATCGGCATCGAGGATTTCAGCACGATGGAACGCCAGCGCGGACTCTTCGCGCCGGACCGATAG